The stretch of DNA CACACCTACCAGCCGGTCCTTTTGTACTACGGGCAGGCCCGTATGGCCGTAGCGCATCATGATGCGACCGGCTTCCTTAATGGTAGTTTCGGGAGTAACGGTTTTAACCGGGCTGGACATGATCCCCGCTGCCGTCAGGGGGGGACGCACCTTTTGCTGGATGATTTTCATGAGTGTCTCTGCCACCTGGTTTAGAGGTGCCCCTTTAATGGTGGCCGAGGCTGCCGCCGGGTGGCCGCCCCCTCCAAAGGGGCCCAGAATTTCGGCAACATCCACCTGGGCCACGTTACTGCGGCCGACTATGTGTACCCGGTCCTCCATTTCCACGACAGTAAATACCGCATCCAGCCTTTCGATTTCCGAGATGGTATGGGCGAGCGGGGCCAGGCCGACCACAAATTCTTCCACCGATGCGGTGGCCAGGAGGATCTTGACCCCGTTGACCTGGTGGCGGCGGGCAGAAAGCAGTAAAGATTTGAGCAGGGACTTTTGTTCTTCGGTCATGGGCCGGCCGAGAAATTCGGCCACCACTCCCAGGTTGGCCCCCCTTTCCAGAAGATAGGCCACCGCCGCCACGTCCCGGGGAGTAGTACTGGTAAAAACTAAAGAACCGGTATCCCCGTAAATACCCAGGGCCAGAATTGTGGCTTCCAGGGGGGTTAAGGGTACGTTTTGCTCCCGTATTTTTTCCACCAGCAGGGTGGCGGTGGCCCCCACCGTCTCCACCACTTCCACCGTGCCCCGCACATCCCCTTCGGCCCAGGGATGGTGATCGTAAATATGTACTTCTACCCCGCGGCGGTTTAACACTTCCGCCAGCTTGCCCAGCCGCCTGGGGTTTTTCGTGTCCACCAGCACCACCCGCCGCACCTTTTCCAGCTGGATGTCCCGCAGGCTGGACACGGCCAGGGCGTCCTTGTGCAAAGCCATAAATTCCTCTACGTTCCTGGAAAGCTTACCCGGGAAGACCATCACGGCTTCGGGATATAGTTTCTGGGCTCCCACCATGGCAGCCAGGGCGTCCAGATCCGTATTGGTGTGGGTGGTAATAATATCCATGGACGGCTCCTCTCTCCTAGACCTCGTGGTACACTATTTTTTGATTATATCATACTCTTCTTTCTTCGTAACCCAAAATACTCCTTCGCAGCCCCCGCTGTAAATGTTCAGCGAACCAGGTTGGATGCGCCCAGCACTCACTAAAATATGACTTTGCTCCCGGTGCTTCAGGTTTAACTGACACATCCTGTTTTGGGAAGAACCAGTTTCCCGGTGAGTGCTGGGTCCTCGCTCACTCCAGTGCTTCGCGTAAGATGTGCGCCGTATCCTCGTCATTACGGTTTTGCTGAACATTCACCCCCCGCTTTTACCAGCTTTGGACCTTTCGCTCCGCCTTGTCGCTTTGCGCCGTAAAAAAAGCACCCCTCCTTTAGGGGTGCTGACGGACGAAAGGTTTAGCGTGCCGAAGCCACATTTAGCCGCCGGCTCTTGCGCAACCTTTCCGGGATTACGTCATTGCGCAGGAGATCGGCGTAGGTCTCCCGCTCCACAATGATATCGGCACGGCCGTCTTTTACCAGCACCATGGCCGGCCGGGGCAGGCGGTTGTAATTCATGGACATGGAGTAGTTGTAGGCACCGGTACAGCTAACCGCCAGGATATCCCCGGGTTGGACCCCGGGCAGGGCGATATCCCAGATGAGCATATCCCCGGATTCACAGCACTTGCCAGCGATGGAGACCACTTCCTCCGCCGGTGCGGCGGCCTTGTTGGCCACGCAGGCCTCGTAACGGGACTGGTAAAGGGCCGGGCGGGGGTTATCACCCATGCCGCCGTCTACGGCCACGTACTTGCGCACCCCGGGAATGTCCTTTACCGCCCCGACGGTGTAAAGGGTGGTACCAGCCGGGCCGCTGATGGAACGCCCGGGTTCCACAATAACCCTGGGTACGGGCAGGCCGTGCGCCATGGCCTTTTCCCGGACGGCCCGCATAACTACATCGGCATATTCGGCCACCGGCCGGGGTTGATCCCCTTCGGCGTAGTAGATGCCCAGCCCGCCTCCCAGATCAAGTTCGGACGGTGTCCAGCCGGTCTCCCTGGCCACGCGGGCGGCAAAATCCATCATTACTCCGGCAGCGTGGGCGTAAGAATCCAGCTCGAAAATCTGGGAACCGATATGACAGTGCAAACCGTGAAGGACAATATGATCCATCTCCAGGGCCCGTTTTACCCCGGCCAGGGCCTGGCCGTTTTCAATAACCAGGCCGAATTTGCTGTCAATCTGACCGGTTTTAATGTACTCATGGGTGTGGGCCTCAATGCCGGGGGTTAAGCGCAGGATAACGCCTGCCGTGGTGTGCATCTCACCGGCAAGCTGGTTGAGCATTTCCAGCTCGTGGAGATTGTCCACCATGAAGCGCCCCACCCGGGCTTCCAGGGCCAGGCGCAGTTCTTCCCTGGACTTGTTGTTCCCGTGGAAATAAACCCGGGACATGGGGAATTTGGCCTGCAGGGCAGTATATAGTTCGCCGCCGGAAACCACATCCATGCCCAGCCCTTCTTCCTCCACCAGGCGGCAGATGGCCAGGGTGAGCAATGTTTTGGCCGCGTAGATGACCTCGGCACCGTATTTTTCGGTGAAGGCCCGGTAGTACTCCCGGCAATTCTGCCGGAAAAGCTCTTCATCCACCACATAAAGGGGGGTGCCGAAGGTAGAAGCAAGCTCTACAGTATCGCAACCACCAATTTCCAGGTGGCCCCGGCTGTTAATGGTCATGGTACCGTGCAGCTTCATTTCAAAACCTCCCGCGGATATAATACGCCCGGAAAAAAGTCATTGGTGCCGGCGGCATAAAATGAGACGGCTTCCCGGATGGGGGGCCGTCTTATGCACAAGGGAAAAACCACCCTCTCCCCCCTGGTGAGATAGCGCTCCACCCGGCAGCAGGGCAACCACCGGGTGACAGTCCGGCACCTGTTCGATGACGGCCCAGCCCAGCCGTTCCGGGCAACGGCTGAACTTCGGCGGGCAACCCTTTCCCCCGGCTTCTGCGGAACCCGGGTCCTCCACCGGGGTACTCTTGTTGTCCGCAACCTCTACCTCACCTCCAAAGGGAGATGAGGCATAATGTATACAATTTTGTCCCATTGTAACATGGGTGCTGGGTGCTGTCAATAGCTTTCTAATTCCAACCTATCCCAAAGCCACCCCGGGAAGCCGGGATAGGGACCTGGCCAGCTCTTCTTCCGGCAGGGGGTAGTCCTCCAGCTTGCCGGCCAGATAGGCGTCATAGGAGGGCAGATCCAGGAAACCATGGCCGCTCAAGTTGAACAGAATGGTTCTTGCCTCCCCTGCTTCCCTGGCTGCCAGGGCCTCTTTAATGGCGCAGGCGATGGCGTGGGCGGACTCGGGAGCAGGTACGATTCCCTCGGAGCGGGCAAACATTATGGCACTTTGAAAGACATCGGTTTGGTTAAAGGCCCGGGCTTCGACAACTCCGTCATGCACCAGCTGGCTTACCAGGGGGGAATCTCCGTGGTAGCGCAGGCCCCCGGCATGGATTCCGGGAGGCATGAACTCGGCCCCCAGGGTATACATGGGGAGAAGGGGCGTTAGCCCGGCCACGTCGCCGTAATCGTAAGCAAATTTACCCCGGGTCAAGGTGGGACAGGCGCTGGGCTCCACGGCCACCAGCCGCACCTTTGCTCCCCGCACCAGCTTGTCGTGGGCGAAGGGGAAAGCCAGCCCTCCAAAGTTACTCCCACCGCCACAGCAGGCGATGACCACGTCCGGGTAATACCCGGCCCTGGCCATTTGTTCCCTGGCCTCCAGCCCGATCACCGTTTGGTGCAAAAGGACGTGGTTGAGCACGCTGCCCAGGGCATAGTTGGTATCTTCCCGGCCGGCAGCATCTTCCACCGCTTCGCTGATGGCAATGCCCAGGCTGCCGGGGGAATCGGGTTCGGCGCTTAAGATCTTGCGCCCGGCGGCAGTTTGTTCGCTGGGGCTGGCATAGACTCTGGCCCCGAATACTTCCATCATGGAGCGGCGGTAGGGTTTCTGGTGGTAGCTGACTCTGACCATGTATACGGTACATTCAAGGCCAAAAAAATTACATGCCTGGGATAGGGCCACGCCCCACTGGCCGGCCCCCGTTTCAGTGGTCAGCCTTTTGATGCCTTCCTTTTTGTTGAAATAAGCCTGGGGTACGGCCGTGTTCAACTTATGACTTCCGGCGGGACTTACTCCTTCATATTTGTAAAAGATGCGAGCCGGCGTATCCAGGGCCTTTTCCAGGCGGTGCGCCCGGTACAGGGGACTGGGCCGCCACAGGCGATAAATTTCCCGCACTTCTTCCGGAATTTCCACCCAGCGTTCCCGGGTCATTTCCTGTTCAATCAAGGACATGGGAAAAATGGCCTTCAAATCATCCGGTCCCACTGGATTTCCGGTAGCCGGATGCAAGGGCGGCCGGGGTAATTGGGGCATGTCGGCCTGGATGTTGTACCAGTGCGTGGGCATTTCTTTTTCTGTAAGTAAGATTTTGGTTTCGCTCATCTCTTCTATGCTCCTTCTTCTGTAAATAGTATTTGCCTGCCGTTTGCACGCGTCATGGGTGTCTGTAAAATATACCTTTTGTGCCGTAAGCGTACCTTAAATTATTGGTTCGCCGGCGTGTGTGCTATTCCTCCCGGAAGATAAATTTATTTTTAAGTGTCAATTTCCACGGCAGGAAGAAATGTCCGTGCATACCTTATGAGCTACGGGAGAATCTAAAAATTGAAATGCAAAAACAAAGCAGGAGGTGCTTTATTTTGGTTCAAGGTTGGTCCGATACTCCGAAAGGCGTCGAGGTAAGGCCGGCTGGCTTCAATGAAGTGAACATTATTTACAACGGCCTTCTGGCCAAAAGTGGTGCCGACCAGGTCTACTTACACTGCGGGTTTGGTGACCCGAAAAACTGGCAAAATGTCAGCACCATTAAAATGGAGCGCACCCAGCGGGGCTGGGAAAGTACCCTGCGCATGCAGAACAGCATGATGTCCTTCTGCTTTAAGGATTCAGCCAACAACTGGGACAACAACAACGGTTACAACTGGACAGTGCGGGCTTAACCGCGACAAGGGACGGGGTTTTAACCGTCCCTTTTTAAACGGCGTTCTCTTGATAACCCAGGGAATTGGACCAGCGGCCGCAGCGATCCCCCCAGCGGGCAATAACTTCGCCTTCCCGGGTGATTTCCACCACTTCGCACAGGTTCGGGCAATTTTCACATTCAAAGCCCCCGGCTTTAAAGCGGGTTTTAGCCACCCCGAATCCCCGAAACCGGCTGGTTCCCCCGCCGGCCATTTTCTCCCGGGCCAAAAGGGCCGCCCCCACCGCCCCCATCACGTTGTAGTGGGGAGGTACATGCACTTCCAGCCCCAGGGCCTGCTCGAAGGCCCGCCGCATACCGGCGTTGGCCGCTACCCCGCCCTGGAAGACAACCGGGGGGAGAATCTCCTTGCCCTTGCCGACGTTATTCAGGTAATTGCGGACCAGGGCCTCGCACAAACCGGCCAGGATATCGGGCAGGCTGTAACCCATTTGCTGCTTATGGATCATATCCGACTCGGCAAAAACGGCACAACGGCCGGCTATACGTACCGGAACGGTGGATTTCAGCGCCAGCTTACCGAATTCTTCAATGGGAATATTCAACCGGGCTGCCTGCTGGTCCAGGAAAGAGCCGGTGCCTGCGGCACAAACGGTGTTCATGGCAAAATCGGTCACCACGCCATTGCGCAGGATGATGATTTTGGAGTCCTGGCCCCCAATCTCCAGGATGGTCTGCACTCCCGGCACCAGGGTGGAAGCGGCCACGGCGTGGCTGGTAATCTCATTTTTTACCACATCGGCCCCGGCAATTATCCCGGCCAGATAACGGCCGCTGCCGGTGGTGCCCACCCCCCGGACAATGGTATTTGCGGGCAGGCGTTCGGCCAGCTGCCGCAATCCCTCCTGCAAAGCAAAAATGGGCTGCCCCCGGGTGCGCAGGTAAATGGCTTCCCTGATTTCACCGTTTTCATCCATAAAGACCAGGTTGGTGCTTACGGAACCAACATCGATGCCCAGGTATCCTTTCATCATACCACTCCTTTTTTTCTGGCCAGCAAATCTATAAAAGCCTCCAGGCGGGTCACCAGCCCCGCTTCCCCGGACTGCTCATCCACGGTGATGGTTAACGTGGGGATGCCCAGCCCGGTGCTCAGCCCGGGCAGCACGCTGTGGGCCACAATTTCGGGCATGCAGGTAAAGGGCAGGAGCTGGATTACGCCGTCATAACCCTGCCGGGCGTACATGACCGTGCTGCCGACGGTTTCCTGCCCGTGGCCTCCAACAAAATGGTTCAGGTAAGGAGGCGCCGCCCGGCAGGCCTCCTTGCGGCTGCGCAGCCCTCTGACCAGGCCCAGGAAAAGATGGTCGTTGACCCACTCGCTCAAATAAATGGACCGGTCGGTCTGGACACCCAGGTAGCCTAGCCTTCTTTCCAGATCGTGGTTGGCAAAAGGCTCCAAAAGGGTGAAGATTTCACCGACGATGCCCACGCGCAGAACCGGCCGGGGCCTTATGGCCACCCCGGCCATGATCCTGCGCACCCGTTCCCCGGCTTGAGGCAGGTCCCGCGGGTGTTTGACAGCGATGATTTCCTGCAGGGCCCGTTTGAACGCTTTATCGGTGCTGCCCCGGTGGCTCTCCCGGGGACGCAGGTAATGGGCCCGTCTTTCCAGCTCGTCCACCATGCGGGCCTTCTGGTACCCGAAGCGAATACCCCTTATCACTTCCCACCAGGAACTGTGGCCGGTAATATACTTGATCTTGGAAAGCAGCTCCCCCACATGTTTTTGGGGAGGTTCCATCACCACCAAACGGTAGTTGTAACCCAGGTCTTCCAGGATGGCGTGCTCCACCTGGGCATAGTAGCCGAAGCGGCAGGGCCCGCACCCACCGGCCATAAGAATGGTGTCCGCCCCCCGTTCCGCCGCTTCTATGAAATTGCCCAGGTTTAATTTAAGGGGTAAACAGGCAAATTCAGGGGCATGCCTGGCTCCCAGGGTCAGGGTGCGTTTGCTGGTAGGCGGCGGTACCACCACCTCCACCCCCAGGTATTCCAGCATGGCCGAAAGACAGATCCACATATGTCCCATGTGAGGAAAAGTGACCTTCATTATACACTCTCCCCTGCCGGAAGAAACTGCCGGCGTTCCATCATGTCCAAAAAGGCTTCCAGGCGGGTCACCACCCCGGCTTCCGCCGAGTGCTCGTCCAGGGTCAGGTTGAGGAAAGGCTTACCCCGGCGCCTCACCTCCCGGGAGATCAGTTCCCCGGTGAGGGAATCGGGGCCACAGGCAAAGGAAGCCACGTGGATGATGCCGTCCACATCCGGGCTCTGCAGGTAGTGCCAGGCAGCACCGATCATGCGCTGTCCCAGGCTCCAGAAAAGATGCTTGGGCAGCCTGGTGGCCTGTTCCCGGACGAGGGTTTCCGGGAGGTTGTCGGCGCTGCAAACCCGTACCCCGCTCCCTGCAAGGCGGCTCAAAAGGTTCATGCTGATGTAGGGGTCGTAAATATTGTACGGATGACCGATTACGGCCACCGCCGGGCCACCGCCACCCGGTTCCTGCCCTTCCGCAACTCCCCGGTACAGTACCCCCAGGGCCTGTTCCGGGAAAAGCCCTTTCTCCAACAACTGCACGTAGCGGGCCTGGACGTGCATGGCCCGGCGG from Desulfofundulus luciae encodes:
- the lysA gene encoding diaminopimelate decarboxylase, with the protein product MKLHGTMTINSRGHLEIGGCDTVELASTFGTPLYVVDEELFRQNCREYYRAFTEKYGAEVIYAAKTLLTLAICRLVEEEGLGMDVVSGGELYTALQAKFPMSRVYFHGNNKSREELRLALEARVGRFMVDNLHELEMLNQLAGEMHTTAGVILRLTPGIEAHTHEYIKTGQIDSKFGLVIENGQALAGVKRALEMDHIVLHGLHCHIGSQIFELDSYAHAAGVMMDFAARVARETGWTPSELDLGGGLGIYYAEGDQPRPVAEYADVVMRAVREKAMAHGLPVPRVIVEPGRSISGPAGTTLYTVGAVKDIPGVRKYVAVDGGMGDNPRPALYQSRYEACVANKAAAPAEEVVSIAGKCCESGDMLIWDIALPGVQPGDILAVSCTGAYNYSMSMNYNRLPRPAMVLVKDGRADIIVERETYADLLRNDVIPERLRKSRRLNVASAR
- a CDS encoding TrpB-like pyridoxal phosphate-dependent enzyme, which encodes MSETKILLTEKEMPTHWYNIQADMPQLPRPPLHPATGNPVGPDDLKAIFPMSLIEQEMTRERWVEIPEEVREIYRLWRPSPLYRAHRLEKALDTPARIFYKYEGVSPAGSHKLNTAVPQAYFNKKEGIKRLTTETGAGQWGVALSQACNFFGLECTVYMVRVSYHQKPYRRSMMEVFGARVYASPSEQTAAGRKILSAEPDSPGSLGIAISEAVEDAAGREDTNYALGSVLNHVLLHQTVIGLEAREQMARAGYYPDVVIACCGGGSNFGGLAFPFAHDKLVRGAKVRLVAVEPSACPTLTRGKFAYDYGDVAGLTPLLPMYTLGAEFMPPGIHAGGLRYHGDSPLVSQLVHDGVVEARAFNQTDVFQSAIMFARSEGIVPAPESAHAIACAIKEALAAREAGEARTILFNLSGHGFLDLPSYDAYLAGKLEDYPLPEEELARSLSRLPGVALG
- a CDS encoding carbohydrate-binding protein; translation: MVQGWSDTPKGVEVRPAGFNEVNIIYNGLLAKSGADQVYLHCGFGDPKNWQNVSTIKMERTQRGWESTLRMQNSMMSFCFKDSANNWDNNNGYNWTVRA
- a CDS encoding acyl-CoA dehydratase activase; the protein is MKGYLGIDVGSVSTNLVFMDENGEIREAIYLRTRGQPIFALQEGLRQLAERLPANTIVRGVGTTGSGRYLAGIIAGADVVKNEITSHAVAASTLVPGVQTILEIGGQDSKIIILRNGVVTDFAMNTVCAAGTGSFLDQQAARLNIPIEEFGKLALKSTVPVRIAGRCAVFAESDMIHKQQMGYSLPDILAGLCEALVRNYLNNVGKGKEILPPVVFQGGVAANAGMRRAFEQALGLEVHVPPHYNVMGAVGAALLAREKMAGGGTSRFRGFGVAKTRFKAGGFECENCPNLCEVVEITREGEVIARWGDRCGRWSNSLGYQENAV
- a CDS encoding acyl-CoA dehydratase activase-related protein, whose product is MKVTFPHMGHMWICLSAMLEYLGVEVVVPPPTSKRTLTLGARHAPEFACLPLKLNLGNFIEAAERGADTILMAGGCGPCRFGYYAQVEHAILEDLGYNYRLVVMEPPQKHVGELLSKIKYITGHSSWWEVIRGIRFGYQKARMVDELERRAHYLRPRESHRGSTDKAFKRALQEIIAVKHPRDLPQAGERVRRIMAGVAIRPRPVLRVGIVGEIFTLLEPFANHDLERRLGYLGVQTDRSIYLSEWVNDHLFLGLVRGLRSRKEACRAAPPYLNHFVGGHGQETVGSTVMYARQGYDGVIQLLPFTCMPEIVAHSVLPGLSTGLGIPTLTITVDEQSGEAGLVTRLEAFIDLLARKKGVV
- a CDS encoding acyl-CoA dehydratase activase-related protein — its product is MTLKVGIPRALLYYYYLPLWRTFFEALGLEVVISRPTTKTILEAGLQNSGDDVCLPVRLAFGHVLDLKDRVDVLFLPRLVSIARREYICPKFLGFPDMVRHGISGLPPLIDPNLNLYRKDSPYPFFVALGRNFTGNRLAIYLAYRRAMHVQARYVQLLEKGLFPEQALGVLYRGVAEGQEPGGGGPAVAVIGHPYNIYDPYISMNLLSRLAGSGVRVCSADNLPETLVREQATRLPKHLFWSLGQRMIGAAWHYLQSPDVDGIIHVASFACGPDSLTGELISREVRRRGKPFLNLTLDEHSAEAGVVTRLEAFLDMMERRQFLPAGESV